The Bacillus sp. NEB1478 genome contains the following window.
GTTTCGAGTACGAAGCCATTATCTGCAATGGGGAACTTAATCGAGAACTTCAGTCTGACTTTTAAAGATGGAAGAGTCGTTGAATACACGGCTGAAAAAGGATACGATACGTTAAAACAGCTAATCAGTATTGATGAAGGAATGGAGTTTTTAGGGGAAGTGGCGCTTGTTCCTTTTGACTCACCGATTTCTAATTCTGGTATTATTTTCAACAATACACTTTATGATGAAAATGCATCATGTCACTTAGCGATCGGCACAGCCATAACGATGTCAGTCAAAGACGCAGGTAATTTAACACCTGAAGAAATGGAAGCAAAAGAAATCAACCATAGCCGTGGTCATACCGATTTCATGATTGGTTCTGCAGATCTGGATATTGAAGCAGAGTATGAAGACGGAAAAAGAATTCCATTATTCAAAAACGGCAACTGGGCAGTTTAAAATGCAAAATCCGATTCCTCATAATAGGGAGTCGGATTTTTTTATGTATTATTTTTAAGTATTATAGGAGTCCATTTACAATAAAGTTTAGGGCTAATTGCCTCAAAATATTAAGGTAGACCTCAATCTAAATGGTACCAAATTTTTAAAAAACAGTCTATATTTTTTTGTAAATTCCTTATATTGTTAAAACAGTTAGATCATTTGAGGAGGTAATAAAATGTTTGATCAATCACCTTACGATATAAAATTTGATTGGGGAATTCGAGGTGCAAGGGAAGCAGCGTATCGAAAAGACATAATCATCATTGTTGATGTACTTAGCTTTTCGTCAACTGTAACAGCTGCTCTTCAGTATGGTGCAAATATTTATCCATTTCCGCCGCCAATAAATAATGAAGCGTTTCAATATGCTCAAGAGATTAATGCGGAACTTGTGGTTGGGAGAGCTGAGGCAATAAAAACAGGACAGCATTCACTTTCACCTGTCTCATTTTCGTCAGCAGACTCAGGAAAATCGTTCGTGCTATGTTCGTTAAATGGAGCGGCTTGTGTGGAAGCTGCAAAAAAAGTACCTGCCCTTTTGATTGGTTCATTGCTGAATGCAGAAGCTGCAGCTCATGCTGCAATGAATGTGAGAGCGGTGACAAAAAGAAATATAACAATCATCGCTTGCGGGGAAAGATGGGAAAATCCATCTGATCACGAAAATGAACTGAGACCAGGGATTGAAGATTATTTAGGGGCAGGTGCAATTCTTTCATCATTAACTGGTACTTTTTCTCCTGAAGCCCAGATCTGTCAAAAAACGTTTCAAGCTGTAAATGACGATTTAACCGCATTGATTAAGGATTGTGGAAGCGGAAGAGAGCTTATAGAACGAGGTTTTTCTGAGGATGTATCGTTTTGTACTCGGTTTAATATAAGTTCTACAGTGCCCTTATTATCAAATAATCATTTCGTCAATTTTGATCTGCGTGTAAAAAATTAAATAGAATATTACGGGCCTTCTCTAGGAAAAATAAACAAAAATAGAGGAGGTAAGTTTATGAAAAAATTAGTCGCGTTTTTTGCGGCGTTCACTATTGTTTTAAGTGGCTGCGGCGGAGCTAGCAAGATGAAGGAAAGTGAAGCATCGCCTGAAAATATGAATACAAAGACAAGGCAGAGTCCCCGGTTGGAACAAATCAATTCTCCAACTAAAACTCAGCAAGATACATCAAAAGAAGAAGTTGTTCATGGTAAAACCAAAGTGGAAACAATCGGGTTTTTAGAGCCGATGGATCCGAAAAAATCAGTCTCCGATGTACAAGAAGCTGAAAATGATCTTACTTATATCGCGTTCTTCAGTTATCAGGTGAACAAAAATGGAACGCTCAAGCCTATCAAAGACTGGGCTGCACTTAAAGAAATCAAAAAAACGAAAGCAATGCCAATGATGGTTTTAACAAACTTCTCAGAAGGCAATTTTTCACCGGAAATTGCGCATAACATCTTTACAGATAAAGCTGCATCCAAAACGCTCATTGGCAGTGTTATCAGCACAATGAAAAATAAAGGCTATAAAGCGTTAAATATTGATTTTGAACATATTAAGGAAAAAGACCGTGAACTTTATAATGGCTTTTTAGAAACGATTATTCCAAAAGTACAAA
Protein-coding sequences here:
- a CDS encoding 2-phosphosulfolactate phosphatase codes for the protein MFDQSPYDIKFDWGIRGAREAAYRKDIIIIVDVLSFSSTVTAALQYGANIYPFPPPINNEAFQYAQEINAELVVGRAEAIKTGQHSLSPVSFSSADSGKSFVLCSLNGAACVEAAKKVPALLIGSLLNAEAAAHAAMNVRAVTKRNITIIACGERWENPSDHENELRPGIEDYLGAGAILSSLTGTFSPEAQICQKTFQAVNDDLTALIKDCGSGRELIERGFSEDVSFCTRFNISSTVPLLSNNHFVNFDLRVKN
- a CDS encoding glycosyl hydrolase family 18 protein, which produces MKKLVAFFAAFTIVLSGCGGASKMKESEASPENMNTKTRQSPRLEQINSPTKTQQDTSKEEVVHGKTKVETIGFLEPMDPKKSVSDVQEAENDLTYIAFFSYQVNKNGTLKPIKDWAALKEIKKTKAMPMMVLTNFSEGNFSPEIAHNIFTDKAASKTLIGSVISTMKNKGYKALNIDFEHIKEKDRELYNGFLETIIPKVQKEGFKVSTALAPKTSDKQGGAWHGAHDYKRHGELADFVILMTYEWGWSGGPPMAVAPVPQVKEVVDYAVSVIPAKKIIMGAPLYGYDWTLPYKKGNKFAKRIAPLEAHDLALKEKATVKYDNQAQAPFFNYKGDDGKQHVVWFENEQSAEAKNKLVKQYKLRGLAYWVLGEPFPENWILLHDEFNIAKR